The Methyloferula stellata AR4 genome includes a window with the following:
- a CDS encoding prepilin-type N-terminal cleavage/methylation domain-containing protein produces MSNAEARAGFTLIEMMAVMMIIALVAALVVTFIPGTGRPGLKAVVMNTVSLLRRERLVAILTGGDRHVALDGEHRVLVGDGGDQVLIPSDVSIDILGTAEVWSGLVAVAVFHPDGASSGGALKFSREGVAYEVRINWYTGGVAIKAQ; encoded by the coding sequence ATGTCCAACGCTGAGGCCAGGGCCGGCTTCACCCTCATCGAAATGATGGCGGTGATGATGATCATCGCTTTGGTCGCCGCCCTCGTCGTGACATTTATTCCCGGCACAGGACGGCCCGGACTGAAGGCGGTCGTCATGAACACCGTCAGCCTGCTTCGCCGCGAGCGTCTCGTCGCCATTCTCACAGGCGGCGACCGGCATGTCGCGCTCGATGGCGAGCATCGCGTCCTGGTCGGCGACGGCGGCGATCAGGTCCTGATTCCAAGCGACGTATCGATCGACATCCTTGGTACGGCCGAGGTGTGGTCCGGACTTGTCGCGGTCGCTGTTTTCCATCCGGACGGTGCATCGTCGGGCGGTGCGCTCAAATTTTCCCGCGAGGGGGTCGCCTATGAAGTCCGCATCAATTGGTACACAGGCGGCGTCGCCATCAAGGCGCAATGA
- a CDS encoding GspE/PulE family protein, producing the protein MQSDFIEHLTNKGILRGGQARETHVSSRSLDAGGESDWIGLTKLSPTAFADELASFYACNRVQRAELIGDRFAGAELSPRFLREGRLFPYSDADGRLMVAVATPVDTETLNAIEVALGRKVTIAVATNDDLEAALATTQDAKFTAEEPSETIAAASDNLDDLRDLARGAPVVRALDDLLRLAVEQRATDLHIEPFTGALQIRLRVDGLLKAIPAPPLSMAKGLLSRLKIMAGLNITERRLPQDGRTYINVGGAEVDLRVATMPTTHGESAVIRLLRKGSGLVTLSQTGLLPRDEKILCDALQLPFGMIIVTGPTGSGKTTTLAASLANLNLPTRKILTIEDPVEYQIPGINQTQVHPSIGLTFASALRSFLRQDPDVIMVGEMRDAETAHMGVHAALTGHLVLTTLHTNTAAGAITRLIDMGIESFLLASSVKVIIGQRLVRTLCVDCKQSHELTLKDLAADQRYEALGFQKGDVVHHPKGCEWCGFSGFRGRQGVFEVMEVSAAVRQSIGPRCDAAELETVARREGMTTMAEDGISKCRTGLTTIDEVFRVTMSL; encoded by the coding sequence TTGCAAAGCGATTTTATCGAGCATCTCACGAACAAGGGAATATTGCGCGGCGGGCAGGCGCGCGAAACCCATGTGAGCAGCCGGAGTCTCGACGCGGGCGGCGAGTCCGATTGGATCGGCCTGACAAAGCTATCACCGACTGCCTTCGCCGACGAGCTTGCATCATTCTATGCATGCAACCGCGTCCAACGTGCCGAGCTTATTGGCGATCGCTTTGCCGGAGCCGAATTGTCGCCGCGCTTTCTGCGGGAAGGCCGCCTGTTTCCATATAGCGATGCCGATGGACGGCTGATGGTGGCCGTCGCAACGCCGGTCGATACTGAAACATTGAATGCGATCGAGGTCGCTCTCGGCCGCAAGGTGACGATTGCCGTTGCGACCAATGACGATCTCGAAGCGGCTCTGGCGACCACACAAGATGCCAAATTCACGGCCGAGGAACCTTCAGAGACGATAGCCGCCGCGTCGGACAATCTGGACGATCTACGCGATCTGGCACGCGGGGCGCCTGTCGTTCGCGCGCTCGATGATCTCTTGCGCCTCGCTGTCGAGCAGCGCGCGACGGATCTTCATATCGAGCCTTTTACGGGTGCCTTGCAGATCCGTTTGCGTGTAGACGGCCTTTTGAAGGCGATTCCGGCACCGCCCTTAAGCATGGCCAAGGGTTTGCTCTCGCGGCTCAAAATCATGGCCGGCCTGAACATCACCGAACGGCGGCTGCCGCAAGACGGACGCACCTATATTAATGTCGGCGGGGCGGAAGTCGATCTCCGCGTCGCGACAATGCCGACAACGCACGGCGAAAGCGCGGTCATCCGTTTGCTCCGCAAAGGATCAGGACTCGTCACCTTAAGTCAGACCGGCCTCTTGCCGCGCGACGAGAAAATTTTGTGCGATGCTCTGCAGCTTCCTTTCGGCATGATTATCGTGACGGGCCCGACAGGCTCTGGCAAGACCACGACACTTGCCGCTTCGCTGGCCAATCTCAATCTGCCGACGCGCAAGATACTCACCATCGAAGACCCGGTCGAATATCAAATTCCCGGCATCAACCAGACCCAGGTCCATCCTTCCATCGGTTTGACCTTCGCGTCCGCGTTGCGATCTTTTCTGCGTCAAGATCCGGACGTGATCATGGTCGGCGAGATGCGAGACGCCGAGACCGCGCATATGGGCGTCCATGCGGCTCTGACGGGGCATCTTGTGCTGACGACGCTGCATACCAATACGGCCGCCGGCGCGATCACCCGTCTGATCGATATGGGGATCGAGAGCTTTCTTCTGGCCTCATCCGTTAAGGTGATCATCGGCCAACGCCTCGTGCGCACCCTTTGCGTGGATTGCAAACAATCGCACGAGCTCACGTTGAAGGACCTCGCCGCGGATCAGCGCTACGAGGCCTTGGGGTTTCAGAAGGGCGATGTCGTTCATCATCCGAAGGGCTGCGAATGGTGCGGATTCTCCGGCTTTCGCGGCCGTCAAGGCGTCTTCGAGGTCATGGAAGTATCGGCCGCGGTCAGACAGTCGATCGGTCCGAGATGCGATGCCGCGGAACTTGAAACCGTGGCACGCCGGGAAGGCATGACGACCATGGCCGAAGATGGAATCTCGAAATGCAGGACGGGCCTGACGACCATCGATGAAGTCTTCCGCGTGACGATGAGCCTTTAG
- the gspD gene encoding type II secretion system secretin GspD, with amino-acid sequence MRSIAVVWLRVQSLRKFGVAAIVLGALSGCMSPLNSPFQMAGVGPGDAADSIRNADLVAHYPANTGGQALLTGSPLRPQIFPGTDPKLNVPMRSADDSPAGDVQAGTPGSSGRNDDSGIEVNFDNADIQTVAKSILSDTLGFNVVIDPRIQGNVTIASATPIARKDLFGAFESVMRMSNAAVVREGNLVKIVPLSEAGGSGRITLHSEQGFGVTVVPLRYTSAATIVKMAENFLARPGALRADTTRNLLMVQGTLEERRSAVDLVTSFDVEWLRNQSVGIYPLKSTSPDTMIHELERVFETAEGGQGQGLINFQPIARMNAIMAVTHNRKLLDQATQWVKRLDHSDASGTTIRIYRLEHGNAPKIAKILNDIFVGRGSGATADAAANQVAPGTNAGQSRLDSIGAGSFQSQSNGANQNSSASSQSSSQSGSSITNSSSGRTVTSFDDFTGRDKKDQGGQQDSGSLPRGVFQNVRITADSSNNSIVIYSNLDDYQVIERSLHELDRPQLQVAIEATIAEVTLTDGLQYGVQYYIGSTDLGAGVNNGSISLSASPTSAVLSQVLPGLNVLLGQQAAPKLILSALSSLTSVKVLSAPSLVVTDNQPAYLQVGDSVPISTGSATVLSSSNTIVNTITMQDTGVILKVWPHVHANGVVDLEIEQEVSAVVGGTTSTTTNLNPTISERRVHSTVSVNSGQTVLLGGLMSEEDDKTQTGIPFLRQIQGIGDLFGNTNGSKQRTEIIVFVRPRVIRNGLDAQNVAEDFRAGLSTMHSNATIISGRDVGGPDKPRVVTK; translated from the coding sequence GTGCGAAGTATTGCCGTCGTGTGGCTGCGTGTTCAGTCCTTGCGGAAGTTTGGCGTGGCGGCGATCGTATTGGGCGCTTTGAGTGGTTGCATGTCGCCTCTCAATTCGCCGTTCCAGATGGCCGGAGTGGGGCCAGGTGACGCGGCCGACTCAATCCGTAATGCCGACCTCGTCGCACATTATCCGGCCAACACGGGCGGCCAGGCTCTCTTGACCGGCTCGCCGCTACGGCCGCAGATCTTTCCTGGGACAGACCCCAAACTCAACGTTCCAATGCGGTCGGCCGACGACTCTCCAGCGGGTGATGTTCAAGCCGGAACTCCGGGTTCGTCCGGCCGCAATGATGATAGCGGTATCGAGGTCAATTTCGACAATGCGGATATCCAGACTGTCGCCAAATCGATTCTCAGCGATACGCTCGGATTCAACGTCGTTATCGATCCGCGCATTCAGGGAAACGTAACGATTGCCTCAGCCACGCCTATTGCTCGGAAAGACCTGTTCGGAGCTTTCGAGAGCGTGATGCGCATGTCGAACGCGGCGGTCGTACGCGAAGGCAATCTCGTAAAAATCGTCCCGTTGTCGGAGGCTGGCGGCTCCGGTCGGATCACCCTTCACAGCGAGCAGGGATTTGGCGTGACCGTGGTTCCCTTGCGCTACACGTCAGCGGCGACGATCGTCAAAATGGCCGAAAATTTCCTCGCCAGGCCCGGCGCCTTGCGTGCGGATACGACACGGAACCTGCTGATGGTGCAGGGCACCTTGGAGGAGCGCCGGAGCGCCGTCGATCTCGTGACGAGCTTCGATGTCGAATGGCTTCGTAACCAATCGGTCGGTATCTATCCGTTGAAGTCGACCTCGCCGGATACGATGATCCATGAGCTGGAGCGCGTCTTTGAGACCGCGGAAGGCGGGCAAGGACAAGGTCTGATCAATTTCCAGCCGATCGCACGGATGAACGCCATCATGGCGGTAACGCATAACCGGAAATTGCTCGATCAGGCGACGCAATGGGTCAAACGCCTGGATCATTCCGATGCGAGCGGAACCACAATTCGCATCTATCGCCTCGAGCATGGTAACGCGCCTAAGATCGCAAAAATCTTAAATGACATTTTTGTCGGGCGCGGGAGCGGCGCGACAGCGGATGCCGCTGCCAATCAAGTGGCGCCCGGAACGAATGCCGGCCAATCGCGCCTCGACTCGATTGGCGCGGGGAGTTTCCAGTCCCAATCCAATGGCGCCAACCAGAATAGCAGCGCAAGTTCGCAATCGAGCTCTCAATCCGGTAGCTCGATTACAAACAGCTCAAGCGGCCGGACTGTGACCTCTTTTGACGATTTTACGGGAAGAGATAAAAAAGACCAAGGCGGCCAGCAAGACAGCGGCAGCTTGCCGCGTGGCGTCTTTCAAAACGTTCGCATCACGGCGGATTCGAGCAACAATTCGATTGTCATTTATTCGAACCTGGACGATTACCAGGTTATCGAGCGCTCTCTGCACGAACTCGATCGTCCGCAATTGCAGGTCGCAATCGAAGCCACCATCGCAGAAGTCACGCTGACGGATGGTCTTCAATATGGCGTACAATATTATATAGGCAGCACCGATCTCGGAGCCGGCGTCAACAACGGCTCGATCTCGCTTTCCGCCTCTCCGACAAGTGCTGTTCTGTCACAAGTCCTTCCCGGCTTGAACGTCCTGCTCGGCCAGCAGGCGGCACCGAAGCTGATCTTGAGCGCATTATCGTCGCTGACGAGTGTGAAAGTTCTGTCGGCGCCATCCCTCGTGGTAACCGATAACCAGCCGGCCTATCTGCAAGTGGGCGATTCGGTGCCGATCTCGACCGGCTCCGCTACCGTTTTGTCCTCATCGAATACGATCGTGAATACGATCACGATGCAGGATACCGGCGTTATTTTGAAGGTCTGGCCGCATGTGCATGCGAACGGCGTCGTTGACCTCGAAATAGAGCAGGAAGTCTCCGCGGTCGTCGGCGGCACCACGTCTACAACGACCAATCTCAATCCGACCATATCGGAACGCCGCGTTCATTCGACGGTCTCTGTAAACAGCGGGCAAACCGTCTTGCTTGGCGGCCTTATGAGTGAGGAGGACGACAAGACGCAGACGGGAATTCCTTTCCTGCGGCAGATCCAAGGTATTGGCGATTTGTTCGGCAATACGAACGGAAGCAAGCAGCGGACGGAGATTATCGTATTCGTCCGGCCGCGGGTCATTCGAAATGGTTTGGATGCTCAAAACGTGGCGGAAGACTTCCGCGCCGGTCTTTCGACGATGCACAGCAACGCGACGATCATAAGCGGCAGAGACGTTGGCGGTCCGGACAAGCCTCGCGTCGTCACAAAATGA
- the gspG gene encoding type II secretion system major pseudopilin GspG, whose amino-acid sequence MPRTVSPRIDRIFSRASAGYTLIEMLVVLTIISLILGLVGPRVLSYLGESRVKTARLQIESFSSALDLFYVDVGRYPTDSEGLGALAERPTGVEIWNGPYVKGGRVPMDPWGHAYQYHLANDRMPPYEIVSMGPDGHGGGMNTAADTSHVQR is encoded by the coding sequence ATGCCTCGGACTGTTTCACCGCGGATCGACCGCATCTTCAGCCGGGCGAGTGCCGGCTATACGCTGATCGAAATGCTGGTGGTGCTCACGATCATCAGCTTGATCCTCGGGCTCGTCGGACCCAGGGTGCTTTCCTATCTGGGCGAGTCAAGGGTGAAGACGGCGAGATTGCAGATTGAGAGTTTCAGTTCGGCGCTTGATCTCTTCTATGTCGATGTCGGGCGCTATCCGACGGACTCGGAAGGCCTGGGCGCCCTTGCGGAGCGCCCCACGGGAGTCGAAATTTGGAATGGGCCTTATGTCAAAGGCGGCCGCGTCCCGATGGACCCTTGGGGCCACGCCTATCAATATCACCTGGCAAACGACCGCATGCCACCCTACGAGATCGTCTCGATGGGTCCCGATGGGCACGGGGGCGGCATGAACACGGCCGCGGACACGTCGCATGTCCAACGCTGA
- a CDS encoding alkaline phosphatase family protein, whose protein sequence is MNVIHSLPIKWTLTTALSTSTLALSLSLFSTAGDTAGIESTIQSAVQSEINSVVGDIKGAAGSKNGGGSSKDAADAFKTKSPIKHVIILIGENRGLDHTFGVYKPKGKGQTISNYLSKGIVKADGSPGRNFSLAQQYSVAAQPAWYFGAPNKAKTLYNTTTNLMPQPNTNGTPTAQSTTGAPFTSTTIASVEKDIEPGDLALLTTGASGLPHGALDTRVPGAGKLPPGPFVLLGSNLNDDDYTGDMTHRFYQAAQQQDCSLANATSDNPTGCLNDLFPFVMATYSASNQSQGNEMGFLNAEEEEASLLKSLADRFAISDNFHQSFLGGTGANHFMFGTGDAGFWSDGSGNATTPPSNLIANPNPKPGTVNQYTADNNFSACADVTQPGVLPIVKYLEKLPYPAEPNCKEGHYYMLDNTNPGYLPNGTVVPNPAANGSIPPSPVRTIGDSLTEKNISWAYFGGAYNDAVALANDEVAANPSNPTNLSAAAVNDPAHAIGVAYCQICNPFQYSTSIMGNATQRAAHIKDTQDLVADIQNNTLPAVSIGKPDGLLDGHPQSSKIDLFEAYVQNLLDALEANPHLKAETAVFITWDEAGGYYDSGFIQPLDFFGDGPRIPLIALSPYSTGGTVNHNYADHVSLLKFIERNWGLQPLTDRSRDNLPNPTAKKANPYVPTNMPALDDLFEIFDFAAAPNLQSYTE, encoded by the coding sequence ATGAACGTCATACATTCTCTTCCGATAAAATGGACATTGACGACGGCGCTCAGCACATCGACGCTTGCATTGTCTCTGTCCTTGTTTTCGACGGCCGGCGATACCGCCGGTATCGAGTCCACGATTCAAAGCGCTGTCCAAAGCGAGATTAATTCTGTCGTCGGCGACATCAAAGGCGCCGCAGGTTCCAAAAATGGCGGAGGCTCCTCGAAGGACGCCGCCGACGCCTTCAAGACCAAGAGCCCGATCAAGCATGTCATCATATTGATCGGCGAGAATCGCGGTCTCGATCATACGTTCGGCGTCTACAAGCCGAAGGGAAAAGGCCAGACGATTTCGAACTATCTGTCCAAGGGCATCGTCAAGGCGGACGGTTCGCCCGGCCGCAATTTCTCTCTCGCGCAACAATATTCGGTCGCGGCGCAGCCGGCTTGGTATTTCGGTGCGCCGAACAAGGCCAAAACGCTGTACAATACCACAACGAACCTGATGCCTCAGCCGAACACGAACGGCACGCCGACGGCTCAAAGCACAACGGGCGCTCCGTTCACGAGCACCACGATTGCGAGCGTCGAAAAGGATATCGAGCCCGGCGATCTCGCGCTCCTGACGACCGGCGCGAGCGGACTGCCGCATGGTGCGCTCGACACGCGCGTGCCGGGCGCCGGCAAGCTGCCGCCGGGACCTTTCGTTCTGCTCGGGTCCAACCTCAATGACGACGATTATACCGGCGACATGACGCACCGGTTCTATCAGGCGGCCCAGCAACAAGACTGCAGCCTCGCCAATGCCACGTCGGATAACCCGACCGGCTGTCTCAATGATCTTTTCCCCTTCGTGATGGCGACCTATTCGGCCAGCAACCAAAGCCAAGGCAATGAAATGGGTTTCCTCAACGCCGAGGAAGAGGAAGCGTCTTTGTTGAAGTCGCTTGCCGACCGTTTCGCCATCAGCGACAATTTCCATCAGTCGTTTCTGGGCGGCACGGGCGCCAACCACTTCATGTTCGGCACCGGCGATGCGGGCTTCTGGAGCGACGGCAGCGGAAACGCCACGACGCCTCCGTCGAATCTCATCGCCAATCCGAATCCAAAGCCGGGCACCGTCAATCAATATACAGCCGACAACAACTTCAGCGCTTGCGCCGACGTGACGCAACCGGGCGTGCTCCCGATCGTCAAATATCTCGAAAAATTGCCCTATCCGGCAGAGCCGAACTGCAAGGAAGGCCATTACTATATGCTGGACAATACGAACCCCGGCTATCTGCCGAACGGGACGGTTGTGCCAAACCCGGCAGCCAACGGGTCGATTCCGCCCTCGCCGGTGCGTACGATCGGTGATTCCCTCACCGAAAAGAACATTTCGTGGGCCTATTTCGGCGGCGCCTATAATGATGCCGTCGCTTTGGCAAACGATGAAGTCGCGGCCAACCCGAGCAATCCGACCAATCTTTCGGCGGCGGCGGTCAACGATCCGGCGCATGCCATCGGCGTCGCCTACTGCCAGATCTGCAATCCGTTCCAATACTCAACCTCGATCATGGGCAATGCCACGCAGCGCGCGGCCCATATCAAGGACACGCAGGACCTGGTTGCCGATATCCAAAACAACACGCTTCCCGCGGTTTCCATCGGCAAGCCCGACGGCCTTCTCGACGGACATCCGCAGAGCTCGAAAATCGATCTGTTCGAAGCCTATGTGCAAAACCTTCTCGATGCTCTTGAGGCCAATCCGCATCTCAAGGCCGAGACCGCCGTCTTCATTACTTGGGACGAGGCCGGCGGCTATTACGACTCGGGCTTCATCCAGCCGCTCGATTTCTTCGGCGATGGTCCCCGCATTCCGCTGATTGCCTTGTCGCCTTACTCAACCGGCGGCACGGTCAATCACAACTATGCGGATCATGTCTCGCTGCTGAAGTTCATCGAGCGCAATTGGGGCCTCCAGCCGCTCACCGACCGCAGCCGCGACAATCTTCCCAACCCAACCGCGAAGAAGGCAAATCCCTACGTGCCGACGAATATGCCGGCGCTCGACGATTTGTTCGAAATATTCGACTTCGCGGCCGCGCCAAATCTCCAGTCCTACACGGAGTAA
- a CDS encoding prepilin peptidase, protein MLAILMIAGADVDARTFLLPDVVTYGAIVLGILAAPLVESADPFDSTNPWLSIAFSILRAAGTAFCLALLRKFYDGFRGREGLGLGDVKLGAAVGAWLPLGAIPFCFSLATTAALLSLAFKWRGAGFGKLKLPFGAFLCPSLWLVFFIGSLPL, encoded by the coding sequence ATGCTCGCCATCCTGATGATAGCTGGCGCGGATGTGGATGCGCGCACGTTTCTGTTACCGGACGTCGTCACTTATGGGGCAATCGTTCTCGGAATCCTCGCCGCACCGCTTGTCGAATCGGCCGATCCTTTTGACTCGACAAATCCGTGGCTGAGCATCGCATTTTCCATTCTGCGCGCGGCAGGTACGGCGTTCTGTCTCGCTTTATTGCGCAAATTTTATGATGGGTTTCGAGGCCGTGAAGGCCTCGGACTCGGCGATGTTAAACTCGGTGCAGCCGTGGGAGCCTGGCTTCCATTGGGAGCCATCCCCTTTTGTTTCAGCCTTGCGACCACTGCGGCTCTATTATCATTGGCCTTCAAATGGCGCGGGGCTGGATTCGGAAAGCTCAAACTGCCATTCGGTGCTTTTCTGTGTCCATCCCTTTGGCTTGTCTTTTTTATAGGTTCATTGCCGCTGTGA
- a CDS encoding TOMM precursor leader peptide-binding protein encodes MTGDRENGFALPNDRAIAQFAPNFTVYLLPPDVVCLYSEDRKFLLHGELYCALAVAIGEGGRSFRDIIRELEQHFPAEPIREALKRLIERRYILTAPRALTPVAAAYWVSLGLSPETVEKNLQKCRVRIQAIEVDGASELEAALKELGVRVVKRTPDMTITLVNDYLEAELVEVNRQHLAEGTPWLLVQPSGIFPLVGPVLRPGSGACWTCIAERMKRNREIKALLDRRDAYCIAVSPLAQHSFGQSAIQLAALEIAKAIASDFRTDLNTNIVSLDLLGSTIVKHHVAARPQCPECGSKKLRDPRRAPTPIEIGKGGKGVMTSSGFRSVSPAATVARFRRHVSPLTGVVSRLERIQADVPLNTNYHATHNFSGPTESVHELRAGLSGGSYGKGSTAEQAEASALMEAIERYSGIFQGDEIRAKKRFIDFAPDEAIAPNDVLLYSEEQLERDRSPDAMEPEATPELFDPSAKIDWSPVWSLRDGRFKYLPTSILYFFYRGPASFGADSNGCAAGNTREEAIVQGFLELVERDAYAIWWYNRLQRPEVDLDQFDDSYIRALRKQLTQTGRRLWVLDLTNDLGIPTFIAITHWMQDGMENIEFGSGAHFDKRIALMRTLTELNQFLSLGFLGGGTGEKSSLDGINPLRLEEYPYLIPGGVPLVQPDLGAKFGHLDTHEQVAACVALTKEAGLDFLVLDQTRPDIEVPVVRVIVPHLRHFYRRFAQGRLYDVPVKLGLRDKPIQEQDLNPIFPHT; translated from the coding sequence ATGACAGGTGATCGCGAGAACGGGTTCGCTTTGCCCAACGACAGGGCTATTGCGCAATTCGCACCGAATTTCACCGTCTATCTGCTGCCACCCGATGTGGTCTGCCTCTATTCCGAAGACCGCAAGTTTCTGCTTCACGGTGAGCTCTATTGCGCGCTTGCCGTCGCGATCGGCGAAGGCGGAAGAAGCTTTCGCGACATCATCCGCGAGCTGGAACAGCATTTTCCGGCCGAGCCGATTCGCGAAGCTTTAAAACGGCTCATTGAGCGCCGCTATATCCTGACCGCGCCGCGCGCTTTGACTCCCGTCGCAGCGGCCTATTGGGTGAGCCTCGGCCTCTCGCCGGAGACGGTCGAGAAAAATCTCCAGAAATGCCGTGTCCGCATTCAAGCGATCGAGGTCGATGGCGCAAGCGAACTCGAAGCCGCTTTGAAAGAGCTCGGCGTTCGCGTGGTCAAGCGCACGCCCGACATGACGATCACCTTGGTCAATGATTACCTCGAAGCCGAATTGGTGGAGGTGAACCGGCAGCATTTGGCGGAGGGCACACCTTGGCTGCTCGTCCAGCCCTCCGGGATTTTCCCGCTGGTCGGGCCGGTGCTCAGACCTGGAAGCGGCGCCTGCTGGACCTGCATTGCCGAGCGGATGAAACGGAACCGCGAGATAAAGGCGCTTCTCGACCGCAGAGATGCCTATTGTATCGCCGTCTCTCCCTTGGCCCAGCATTCCTTCGGGCAAAGCGCGATCCAGCTCGCGGCTTTGGAGATCGCAAAAGCGATCGCCAGCGATTTCCGCACGGATTTGAACACGAACATTGTAAGCCTCGATCTTCTCGGCTCGACCATCGTCAAACATCATGTGGCAGCCCGCCCGCAATGCCCGGAGTGCGGCAGCAAGAAGCTGCGCGATCCGCGCCGCGCACCCACGCCGATCGAGATCGGCAAGGGCGGTAAGGGCGTGATGACGAGCAGCGGCTTCCGCAGCGTTTCGCCCGCGGCCACGGTTGCGCGCTTCCGGCGTCACGTGAGCCCGTTGACGGGTGTCGTCTCGCGCCTCGAGCGGATCCAAGCCGATGTGCCCCTGAACACGAATTATCATGCCACGCATAATTTTTCGGGGCCGACCGAGTCGGTTCACGAGCTGCGGGCGGGATTGAGCGGCGGCAGCTACGGCAAGGGCAGCACAGCCGAGCAAGCGGAAGCCTCAGCGCTCATGGAGGCGATCGAGCGCTATTCCGGCATTTTCCAGGGCGACGAGATCAGAGCCAAGAAGCGTTTCATCGATTTCGCGCCCGATGAGGCCATAGCCCCCAACGACGTCTTGTTATACAGCGAAGAGCAATTGGAGCGTGACCGTTCGCCCGATGCGATGGAGCCCGAAGCGACCCCGGAACTCTTCGATCCCTCGGCCAAGATCGACTGGTCGCCGGTCTGGTCCTTGCGGGACGGGCGTTTCAAATATCTTCCGACGAGCATTCTCTATTTCTTCTACCGCGGGCCAGCTTCCTTCGGCGCCGATTCGAATGGCTGCGCGGCCGGCAATACGCGTGAAGAGGCAATCGTCCAAGGCTTTCTCGAACTGGTCGAGCGGGATGCCTATGCGATCTGGTGGTACAATAGATTGCAGCGGCCGGAAGTGGATCTCGACCAGTTCGACGACTCCTATATCCGCGCCCTGCGCAAGCAGCTCACGCAGACTGGCCGAAGGCTTTGGGTGCTCGACCTCACCAACGATCTCGGCATTCCAACCTTCATCGCGATCACGCATTGGATGCAAGACGGGATGGAGAACATCGAATTCGGCTCCGGCGCGCATTTCGACAAACGCATCGCCTTGATGCGGACGCTGACAGAACTCAATCAATTTCTGTCTTTGGGCTTCCTGGGCGGTGGGACTGGGGAGAAATCAAGCCTCGACGGCATCAATCCTTTGCGCCTCGAGGAATATCCCTATTTGATCCCGGGAGGCGTTCCTTTGGTGCAGCCGGACCTCGGCGCGAAGTTCGGCCATCTCGACACGCATGAGCAGGTTGCCGCCTGCGTCGCGCTGACGAAAGAGGCCGGCCTCGATTTCCTTGTGCTCGATCAGACGCGGCCTGACATCGAAGTGCCCGTCGTGCGCGTGATCGTCCCGCACTTGCGGCATTTCTATCGCCGTTTCGCGCAAGGCCGGCTTTATGACGTGCCGGTGAAACTCGGATTGCGCGACAAGCCGATCCAGGAACAGGATCTCAATCCGATTTTTCCGCATACCTGA
- a CDS encoding prepilin-type N-terminal cleavage/methylation domain-containing protein, which yields MKSASIGTQAASPSRRNDRAERRAGFTLIEALVSLSLLLAFATVLGPLMFQSRHILLQGDGQVRAELLLRSLLETPFDRVNPELGLRQGESDGLRWRVFIEPVTAEAMSFDTPHADPKKKAEHNWSLLRVTAQVSWSADKIVTAETRRLGEFN from the coding sequence ATGAAGTCCGCATCAATTGGTACACAGGCGGCGTCGCCATCAAGGCGCAATGATCGTGCGGAACGGCGGGCGGGCTTCACATTGATCGAGGCCCTCGTCTCCTTGTCTCTCCTGCTCGCCTTCGCAACCGTTTTGGGGCCGCTGATGTTTCAAAGCCGGCACATTCTGTTGCAGGGCGACGGCCAGGTCAGAGCAGAACTTCTTTTGCGGTCTCTGCTCGAGACGCCTTTCGATCGCGTCAACCCCGAACTGGGTCTGCGGCAAGGCGAAAGTGACGGCCTAAGATGGCGCGTCTTCATCGAACCGGTCACGGCAGAGGCCATGTCATTCGACACGCCGCACGCGGACCCGAAGAAAAAGGCCGAACATAATTGGTCTCTTCTTCGCGTAACGGCGCAAGTGTCCTGGAGCGCCGATAAGATCGTGACGGCGGAAACCAGGCGGCTCGGAGAATTCAACTGA